From a region of the Oncorhynchus keta strain PuntledgeMale-10-30-2019 chromosome 13, Oket_V2, whole genome shotgun sequence genome:
- the LOC127906727 gene encoding uncharacterized protein LOC127906727 → MAPGQPAHQPSMVPPSPPVLCGATLPTSPVWCHPAHQSCVVPPCPPALYGATLPTSPAWCHPAHHSCVVPPCPPVLYGATLPTSPVWCHPAHQPCMVPPCPPVLYGATLPTSPVWCHPAHQSCMVPPCPPVLYGATLPTSPVWCQRAHQSCMVPPCPPALYGATLPTSPVWCHPAHQPCMVPPCPPVLYGATLPTSPVWCHPAHQSCVVPPCPPALYGATLPTSPVWCHPAHQPCMVPPCPPVLCGATLPTSPVWCYPAHQSCVVPPCPPALYGATLPTSPVWCYPAHQSCVVPPCPPALYGATLPTSPLWCHPAHQSCVVPPCPLALYGATEYSLPVPMLYHFSLP, encoded by the coding sequence ATGGCACCAGGACAGCCTGCCCACCAGCCCAGCATGGTGCCACCCAGCCCACCAGTCCTGTGTGGTGCCACCCTGCCCACCAGCCCTGTATGGTGCCACCCTGCCCACCAGTCCTGTGTGGTGCCACCCTGCCCACCAGCCCTGTATGGTGCCACCCTGCCCACCAGCCCAGCATGGTGCCACCCAGCCCACCACTCCTGTGTGGTGCCACCCTGCCCACCAGTCCTGTATGGTGCCACCCTGCCCACCAGTCCTGTATGGTGCCACCCTGCCCACCAGCCCTGTATGGTGCCACCCTGCCCACCAGTCCTGTATGGTGCCACCCTGCCCACCAGCCCTGTATGGTGCCACCCTGCCCACCAGTCCTGTATGGTGCCACCCTGCCCACCAGTCCTGTATGGTGCCACCCTGCCCACCAGTCCTGTATGGTGCCAACGTGCCCACCAGTCCTGTATGGTGCCACCCTGCCCACCAGCCCTGTATGGTGCCACCCTGCCCACCAGTCCTGTATGGTGCCACCCTGCCCACCAGCCCTGTATGGTGCCACCCTGCCCACCAGTCCTGTATGGTGCCACCCTGCCCACCAGCCCTGTATGGTGCCACCCTGCCCACCAGTCCTGTGTGGTGCCACCCTGCCCACCAGCCCTGTATGGTGCTACCCTGCCCACCAGTCCTGTATGGTGCCACCCTGCCCACCAGCCCTGTATGGTGCCACCCTGCCCACCAGTCCTGTGTGGTGCCACCCTGCCCACCAGCCCTGTATGGTGCTACCCTGCCCACCAGTCCTGTGTGGTGCCACCCTGCCCACCAGCCCTATATGGTGCCACCCTGCCCACCAGTCCTGTATGGTGCTACCCTGCCCACCAGTCCTGTGTGGTGCCACCCTGCCCACCAGCCCTATATGGTGCCACCCTGCCCACCAGTCCTCTATGGTGCCACCCTGCCCACCAGTCCTGTGTGGTACCACCATGCCCACTAGCCCTGTATGGTGCCACAGAATATTCCTTACCTGTCCCCATGTTGTACCATTTTTCACTACCCTAA